From the genome of Virgibacillus proomii, one region includes:
- the mtnK gene encoding S-methyl-5-thioribose kinase codes for MSKFTNHFLMSPEDIKEYVIDELGLFTNNADLTVSEIGDGNINYVFKVVDMKSGKSVVVKQADVLLRSSGRPLDISRNKIEADILKIQYDLMPEFIPQVYDYNETMCALTMEDISAYKNLRFELMNEHIFPNFAEDISTFLANTLLPTTDLCWERHEKKKLVKNFTNVDMCDISEDLVFTEPYYNYKDQNVILDENKPFVEEHIYRNDELIYHVANLRNNFMNNAQALIHGDLHSGSIFINQSGTKVIDPEFAFYGPMGYDIGNVIGNLFFPLARAHYYNGKANFREWLQHTIRDIYDGVSRKLADTYDERVTLPLYTNHQFKKAYLDHVMSDSLGYAGTEMIRRVIGDSKVKEVSEAPLGKERIEMERALLKMGIELIIQRAEITTGTELVRRFNMIIS; via the coding sequence ATGTCTAAATTTACAAACCATTTTTTGATGTCTCCTGAAGATATAAAAGAATACGTAATCGATGAGCTTGGCTTATTTACCAATAACGCAGATCTGACTGTGAGTGAAATTGGAGATGGCAATATCAATTATGTTTTTAAAGTAGTAGATATGAAATCCGGGAAAAGTGTAGTAGTAAAACAAGCAGATGTTTTGCTTCGATCTTCCGGACGCCCACTCGATATTTCACGAAATAAAATTGAAGCAGATATATTGAAAATTCAGTATGATTTAATGCCGGAATTTATTCCTCAAGTCTATGATTATAATGAAACAATGTGTGCATTAACAATGGAAGATATTTCAGCTTATAAGAACTTACGCTTTGAGTTGATGAATGAACATATCTTTCCGAATTTTGCAGAGGATATTAGTACTTTTTTAGCTAACACGCTATTGCCAACAACAGACTTATGTTGGGAACGTCATGAGAAGAAAAAGTTAGTTAAAAATTTCACCAATGTGGATATGTGTGATATTAGTGAGGATCTTGTCTTCACTGAACCATATTATAATTATAAGGATCAAAATGTTATTTTGGATGAAAACAAACCATTTGTTGAAGAACATATTTACCGAAACGATGAATTGATTTATCATGTTGCAAACTTGCGTAACAATTTTATGAATAACGCACAAGCATTGATTCATGGTGATCTACACTCTGGATCCATCTTTATTAACCAAAGCGGAACAAAAGTTATTGATCCTGAGTTTGCTTTCTACGGACCAATGGGATACGACATTGGAAATGTCATCGGTAATTTATTTTTCCCATTAGCACGTGCTCATTATTACAATGGAAAAGCAAATTTTCGTGAATGGTTACAACATACGATTCGTGATATTTATGATGGGGTGAGTCGCAAATTAGCTGATACTTACGATGAGCGAGTAACATTGCCATTGTATACGAACCATCAATTTAAAAAGGCTTATCTTGATCATGTGATGTCCGATTCATTGGGTTATGCTGGAACAGAAATGATTCGACGTGTAATTGGTGATTCAAAAGTGAAAGAAGTATCAGAAGCACCTCTAGGAAAAGAACGAATTGAAATGGAACGAGCTTTGCTTAAAATGGGTATAGAATTAATCATTCAGCGTGCCGAGATAACAACAGGAACGGAATTAGTTCGTCGTTTCAACATGATAATTAGTTAA
- a CDS encoding Na+/H+ antiporter NhaC family protein: MQKNKEKTKTPNKGQFMGLVPLLIFLVLYMLTGLISGNFENMPLMIGILIASGIALMMKNKDNPLKFEERITMFCKGGGDHTLILMVIIFILAGAFHGVASGMNAVDSVTNLGLSVLPSNLILPGLFIIGCILSFAMGTSMGTVAALAPLAIDIADKTGANIALVCGIVVGAAMFGDNLSFISDTTIAATRTQEISMKDKFKANILMVLPAVVINLVLLILVPIDTVAISGSYDYSLINIIPYVLVIVLSLIGIEVITVMVMGIFSGMIIGLVHGDFTIIEFMKIAHEGMKGMEDMAIIAILVGGLVALMKYLGGIDWLLHALTKKTKTARGGELSIAALVSLMDISTTNNTISIIAAGPLAKDISDEFGISRSRTASLLDVFSSAFNGLLPYAGQLLVIGGMAGVSPVSIMPYNWYSILMIVVGLISIAIGFPKGKDTKVS, translated from the coding sequence ATGCAGAAAAACAAAGAAAAAACAAAAACTCCGAATAAAGGTCAGTTTATGGGGCTTGTCCCACTTTTAATCTTTTTAGTTTTGTATATGCTGACAGGGTTAATTTCAGGTAATTTTGAAAATATGCCATTAATGATTGGAATTCTGATTGCCTCAGGAATTGCTTTAATGATGAAAAATAAAGATAATCCACTCAAGTTTGAAGAGCGGATTACGATGTTTTGTAAAGGTGGCGGTGATCACACCTTAATTCTAATGGTTATTATTTTTATTCTAGCTGGAGCATTTCATGGGGTTGCCAGCGGAATGAATGCAGTTGATTCAGTGACAAACCTAGGTTTGAGTGTTTTACCATCGAATTTAATTTTGCCAGGACTGTTTATTATTGGGTGTATATTAAGCTTTGCTATGGGAACATCAATGGGGACTGTAGCAGCATTGGCGCCATTAGCAATAGATATAGCTGACAAAACTGGAGCAAATATAGCGCTAGTATGTGGAATTGTTGTTGGAGCAGCGATGTTTGGTGATAACTTATCTTTTATTTCAGATACAACTATTGCAGCTACCCGTACGCAAGAAATTTCAATGAAGGATAAATTTAAAGCTAATATTTTAATGGTTCTACCAGCAGTTGTGATTAATCTGGTCTTGTTAATACTCGTACCAATTGATACAGTGGCGATTTCCGGTTCTTATGATTATAGTTTAATAAATATCATCCCATACGTATTGGTTATTGTTCTATCATTAATTGGTATTGAAGTAATTACGGTAATGGTCATGGGGATTTTTTCGGGTATGATTATTGGTTTAGTCCACGGAGATTTTACCATTATTGAATTTATGAAGATCGCTCATGAGGGAATGAAAGGTATGGAAGACATGGCCATAATTGCGATTCTAGTAGGTGGTCTTGTTGCGCTAATGAAGTATTTAGGCGGTATAGATTGGCTTTTACACGCACTTACCAAGAAAACAAAAACTGCTCGTGGTGGAGAGCTATCCATTGCGGCCCTTGTTAGTTTAATGGATATTTCGACTACGAATAACACAATTTCAATTATTGCAGCAGGCCCATTAGCAAAAGATATTTCAGACGAGTTTGGTATTTCACGTTCTCGTACAGCAAGTTTATTAGATGTATTCTCCTCTGCATTCAATGGTTTATTACCATATGCAGGCCAATTGCTGGTAATTGGAGGGATGGCAGGGGTCTCACCTGTAAGTATTATGCCGTATAACTGGTATTCTATTTTAATGATTGTTGTCGGTTTAATTTCTATCGCCATCGGTTTTCCAAAAGGTAAGGATACAAAAGTAAGCTAA
- a CDS encoding s-methyl-5-thioribose-1-phosphate isomerase: protein MQRADYDLPFLLTYENVAWYDNGKVRILDRRIYPTEVCFVECTTYQEVAQAITDMVTQSAGPYTAAGMGMALAAYQTRGKKEAEQIAFLEKAAHAIAYARPTTANRMGKITQSCLEVGRSALAKGANPVEAIFLSTVESLNRRYTIMDKVGKNLIKLMPNHGRILTQCFGETIIGTFLRAAKAENKNLDIYCAETRPYLQGARLTSSCAIDLGFPTTVITDNMVAYAMEYKKIDVFTSAADSIARDGHIANKIGTNQIAIVGQHYEVPYYVTGIPDADKYSKEDIIIEERDPKQVLEYRGIPNTLAGVQAIYPSFDITGPSRISGIVTDRGVYSPYDLDAYFSEEQARFY from the coding sequence ATGCAACGAGCAGACTATGATTTACCTTTTTTATTAACTTATGAAAATGTAGCTTGGTATGATAATGGCAAAGTAAGAATATTAGATCGACGGATATATCCGACTGAGGTTTGTTTTGTCGAATGTACAACCTATCAAGAAGTCGCGCAAGCAATAACCGACATGGTAACGCAAAGCGCAGGCCCGTATACAGCAGCTGGTATGGGAATGGCTTTAGCGGCTTATCAAACTCGAGGGAAAAAAGAGGCAGAACAAATAGCTTTTCTAGAAAAAGCGGCTCACGCCATTGCTTATGCTCGACCAACGACTGCAAACCGAATGGGAAAAATTACGCAAAGTTGTCTAGAAGTCGGAAGATCGGCACTTGCAAAAGGAGCTAACCCTGTTGAGGCAATCTTCTTATCCACGGTTGAATCTTTAAACCGACGCTACACAATTATGGATAAAGTGGGAAAAAATTTGATTAAATTAATGCCCAATCATGGTCGCATTTTAACACAATGTTTTGGAGAAACCATTATTGGTACTTTTTTACGAGCTGCGAAAGCTGAAAACAAGAATTTGGATATATATTGCGCAGAAACCCGGCCATATCTTCAAGGTGCAAGATTAACTTCTAGCTGTGCAATTGACCTGGGTTTTCCAACCACTGTTATTACCGACAATATGGTAGCTTATGCGATGGAATACAAAAAAATTGATGTGTTTACTTCAGCAGCTGATTCCATTGCAAGAGACGGTCACATTGCCAACAAAATTGGAACGAACCAAATTGCGATAGTAGGCCAGCATTATGAAGTCCCTTATTATGTGACTGGTATTCCTGATGCTGATAAATATTCAAAAGAAGATATTATAATTGAAGAACGTGACCCTAAACAGGTTTTAGAATATCGAGGAATTCCTAATACTTTAGCAGGTGTGCAAGCTATTTATCCATCTTTTGACATCACGGGACCATCTCGAATTAGCGGAATTGTGACAGATCGAGGCGTGTACTCCCCTTATGATTTAGATGCTTATTTTTCAGAGGAACAGGCGCGTTTTTATTAA
- a CDS encoding NADP-dependent oxidoreductase produces MKQQQLILHERPNGLPNADTFAFKEVEVGSPGTNQLLLKTLYVSVDPYMRGRMADGPSYIEPFQVGKPLNGGIVSQVVESNNENFSVGDIVTGMLDFQEYHVVEENQVRKVNTFGLRPSVALGPLGMPGLTAYFGMTYIGKPKQGETVVVSGAAGAVGQVAGQLAKKAGARVVGIVGSKEKAHYITNTLGFDHAIEYKLGNVHQQLKEACPNGIDVYYENVGGEISDAVWSLLNTFARVPVCGAISSYNLEEGEYDVGLRVQQYLIKSRAKMQGFIVSDYADNFKEAYKELGKAIASGDLKFEETIREGFSSIPDAFIGLFTGENIGKQLVKVAEQEETV; encoded by the coding sequence ATGAAGCAACAGCAACTTATTTTACATGAGCGACCAAATGGGTTACCAAATGCAGATACGTTTGCGTTTAAAGAAGTAGAGGTTGGAAGTCCCGGGACAAATCAATTGTTATTAAAAACACTATACGTTTCCGTGGACCCTTATATGCGGGGAAGAATGGCAGATGGACCTTCGTATATTGAACCGTTTCAAGTCGGTAAGCCATTAAACGGTGGTATTGTCTCTCAGGTGGTGGAATCGAATAACGAAAATTTTTCCGTTGGTGATATTGTTACGGGTATGCTGGACTTTCAAGAATATCATGTTGTTGAGGAAAATCAGGTACGGAAAGTAAATACATTTGGCTTACGTCCTAGCGTCGCACTTGGTCCCTTAGGAATGCCAGGATTAACTGCTTATTTTGGCATGACGTATATTGGAAAGCCAAAGCAAGGTGAAACGGTAGTCGTTTCAGGAGCTGCTGGTGCAGTTGGTCAAGTGGCGGGGCAGCTTGCTAAGAAAGCTGGCGCTCGTGTTGTTGGGATTGTTGGTTCAAAGGAAAAAGCGCATTATATTACAAATACATTAGGTTTTGACCATGCCATTGAATATAAATTAGGTAACGTGCACCAACAATTAAAGGAAGCATGTCCAAACGGAATTGATGTTTATTATGAAAATGTGGGCGGAGAAATTTCAGATGCCGTATGGTCATTATTGAACACATTCGCGCGTGTGCCTGTATGTGGAGCTATTTCTTCCTATAATTTAGAAGAGGGAGAATATGATGTTGGCTTACGAGTTCAACAATACTTGATTAAATCAAGAGCAAAGATGCAAGGTTTTATAGTGAGTGACTACGCGGACAACTTTAAAGAAGCGTATAAAGAATTAGGGAAAGCAATTGCCAGCGGTGATTTGAAGTTTGAAGAGACGATTCGGGAAGGATTTAGCTCGATTCCAGATGCATTTATTGGTCTGTTTACAGGTGAGAACATTGGAAAACAGCTTGTTAAAGTAGCGGAACAGGAGGAAACTGTGTAG
- a CDS encoding L-fuculose-phosphate aldolase → MKYVEERKQIVEYGKKLLEEKLTTGTGGNISIFIREDQVMLITPSGIAYPEITEKDIVLLNLDGEILEGNRKPSSEYDMHRIFYQNTDHINSVVHTHSEYATVFACLHEEILPLHYIIGSVGNKIRCCEYKTFGTYELAEEVFNCIGNDKGLLLGNHGVIAVGEDLPSSFSVAKDIEFIAKLYYRARNIGNPVLLSEDDLDKVIDKFDTYGQLRTYGQK, encoded by the coding sequence ATGAAATATGTAGAAGAGCGAAAGCAGATTGTAGAATACGGAAAAAAACTATTAGAAGAAAAACTAACGACAGGAACCGGTGGTAATATCAGTATCTTTATTAGAGAAGATCAAGTGATGTTGATTACACCAAGTGGTATTGCTTACCCAGAAATAACAGAAAAAGATATTGTTCTATTAAATTTAGATGGAGAAATATTGGAGGGTAATCGTAAGCCTTCAAGTGAGTATGACATGCATCGGATTTTTTATCAAAATACGGATCATATTAACTCTGTGGTGCATACTCATTCTGAATATGCTACAGTATTTGCTTGTTTGCATGAAGAAATCTTGCCTCTTCACTATATTATAGGGTCAGTCGGTAACAAAATTCGCTGTTGTGAATATAAAACGTTTGGTACTTATGAGTTAGCTGAAGAAGTATTTAATTGTATTGGAAATGATAAAGGATTACTTTTAGGGAATCATGGAGTTATTGCAGTTGGGGAAGACTTACCCTCTTCCTTTTCAGTGGCAAAAGATATTGAATTTATTGCAAAACTGTACTATCGAGCACGAAATATAGGAAACCCAGTATTATTGTCAGAAGATGACCTTGACAAAGTGATTGATAAATTCGATACGTATGGTCAATTAAGAACATATGGGCAAAAATAG